A genome region from Bacillota bacterium includes the following:
- a CDS encoding TRAP transporter small permease subunit: MAVAEKGMRGIEASLADKPAATVTPVGQQPAGGFWNRLIRIERSIRDGILMMGMLGLTLVVLVGVLTRWARASLPWTEEVARYIFIWFMFLGAAAGFGDDSHTRLQFLEHYLGASAKRLVRVVLGASVLVFLGLQVYTGWLLVDQQWMAGERGYAVRFPLALVGLSLPASGAVAILEIADYLRRTSRTARALAGETSPILDKG; this comes from the coding sequence ATGGCTGTGGCTGAGAAAGGGATGCGAGGCATTGAAGCCTCGCTCGCGGACAAACCTGCCGCAACCGTTACGCCTGTCGGGCAGCAGCCCGCCGGGGGATTCTGGAATAGGCTTATTCGGATTGAACGGAGCATTCGTGACGGGATCCTCATGATGGGGATGCTCGGACTGACCCTGGTGGTACTCGTCGGTGTCCTGACCCGATGGGCTCGGGCATCCTTACCCTGGACCGAGGAGGTCGCCCGGTACATCTTCATCTGGTTCATGTTCCTGGGTGCCGCCGCGGGATTCGGCGACGACAGCCACACCCGCCTACAGTTCCTTGAGCACTACCTGGGTGCCAGCGCTAAACGCCTCGTTCGGGTTGTGCTGGGAGCCTCCGTCTTGGTGTTCCTGGGGTTGCAAGTGTACACGGGATGGCTGCTGGTAGACCAGCAGTGGATGGCTGGAGAAAGGGGCTACGCCGTCCGGTTTCCACTCGCTTTAGTGGGATTGTCGCTGCCGGCGAGCGGGGCCGTGGCGATTCTTGAGATTGCGGATTACCTTCGCAGAACGAGCCGAACGGCGCGAGCCCTGGCCGGAGAGACAAGTCCTATATTGGACAAAGGGTGA